In the genome of archaeon CG10_big_fil_rev_8_21_14_0_10_43_11, the window CATTTGGCGTGAACACAACATCATAGTCTTGCACGTCATTTACGTAAAATGATACGCCAAGCACTTTGCCAGTAATATCAGATGACGCGTTTTTGACAACAATATTAAAGTTCACGCTCTTGTAGTCACTCCACTGATAGCAGTTTGTATCAGACACGTTTGTGTACGCGTACCCTGACAAGCGCATTTCTTCAAGAATACTTGGCAAAATAGCGTCCACAAAGCCTTCTGACACGTTGCACTGAGTGTCACGCACGTCATCTGCTATGCTGATTGCAAGAGCCGGTTCTGATACGGCAACACTACTTGTTCCTTGAGAGGTTTGCCCAAAGCCAACGCCAACCACCATTAGTGCAAGTAACACAAAACTCAGTATTCTCATAGTAAAATAACACGTGTTATTACTTTATAAAATGTACATACACTTTTGTTGATATAACAATCTTTAATACAAAAAAAAATAGGGAGTATAGATATGGACCTCAAGCTCAAAGATGAACTTACCAAAGCATTGATTGAAACACCCGGTCTTTCTATTAGCGAACTTGCAAAAAAAACAGGCAATTACTATTCGTACACGCACAAGGTCATAACTGAAATGAGTGCTAAGGGGCTTATCAGCATTAAAAAACGTGACAAGAACGGAAAAGACGTGACTGTGTGCTATGTAAATGATGCGTACAAAAAAGAATGGGTGGGGCGTGTTCGCACATTTCTTCGTGCCATTCTCAAAGATGGAGAAATAAAAGCAGCATTTTTTATTATGTACGCTTTTATCATGCTTAATATTGCAAAAGACTATCTTTTGCAGCAAGCACCACACGGGACCGCGCTTTTTTCGCGCGCAACAGCTGAATCCGCAGATTCCGCGCTCCAAACCATTGCTGCAACAAGCACTCCTGTTTTTTCAAGCATAAGCATTGCCGTTATTATTCTTTTGAGTGCGAGCGCGCTTCTCGTGGTATGGCTGTATCGCACGCGGCGTTCTTAGAATTTGCTTCCTTCACTAAAATTTTCCTTAACTGATTTGTCTTGGCGAATAATTTCTAGCACTTCAGCAGGCGAATCATGCGGGTTTGAAAGCACATAGTTTGTCCCCTCCTTGATAAAAAGGGTTTTTCCTTTTGCAAACTCGTAAGTACTTTCTCCAAATATGACGCGCATCACACCCTGCAACACGTAGAGCACACAATCGCTTGACGCGGTTTTGCTCACTTCACCTTGTAATTCAAGAATTTTGCCAACAAACCACTCCTCATTAGCAAAGAGTATTTCTTCTCCCCAATCAAACAAATTAATCTTGCGCATACCTCATGTTATGCCTGTTGAGAATTTTAAGGATTTTTAGCATAGAGCACAACCCTTAATATTTCTAACCGTGTAATGCACACGTATGGGCAAGTGGAGTGCGGTTGGCACAATTATTGCGCTTGTTGTTGGGGCAGGCGTGCTTGGCATCCCTTATGTTGTTGTGCGTGCCGGATTCTGGAATGGGTTTGTGCAAATCTTTTTGATAGGCTCACTTATGATTGTGCTCAACCTTTTTGTTGGTGAAATTGTGCTGCGAACCAAAGGAAAACACCAACTCGTTGAACTTGCAAAACACTATCTTGGCGCGCGCTTTGAAAAACTTATGTTTATCACCTTCATGCTTGGACAGTACGGCGCGCTTGTTGCGTACCTTGTTGGTATCAAAAACATTCTTATCACCTTGTTTGGTCCTTGGGGATTACTTGCAACACTCCTCACCTTTGCGGCACTATCGCTTTTGCTTTTAATGCGCTTACACATGCTCGCTGACATCGAGACCGGGCTAACCATTGTTATGCTCATACTTATTGGCATTATTGCCCTTTCCCTCTTCTCACAGGTTGATTACATGAATTTCAGCGTGATAGGAAGCGCACCATTCTCAGCATATGGTGTCATCCTGTTTTCAGTGATGGGTTTTACCATTATTCCTGAAGTGATTCGAGAATTAAAGAAAAAAGAAGAACTCGTTTCAGTTGTGTTTAATGCGTTTCTTGTTATCATGCTTATTAACGCTTTGTTTGCGTACGTGTTTGTTGGCGTGTACGGATTTGATGTTGCAGAAATTGCAACAAACTCGCTTAGCGGCTCGCTGCTCTACATTGGCGGATTTCTCGTGATGAGCATGCTTATCACTTCATTTCTTGCAATTGGTCTTGTGCTCAAAGACATGTTTGTCACTGACTTGGAAGTTAAAAAAACCAAAGCCTGGCTTTTTGCCATTGTTCCTGCATATCTTTTCTTTTTTGTTGCACGACCTGACTTCATCAACGTGCTTGGCATTGTAGGAAGCTTTACTGCAGGCATTGTAGGCATTCTTGTATGCTGGATGGTGCTTCGCTCACGAAAACGCGGGAATCGAAAACCGGAATTCGTGGTGCCGGGCGGAAGCGCTCTTGTGTACGTACTTATTGGTGTGCTCTCACTTGGCGTTGTGTGGCAAGCGCTCCACCTGTTCTAACTCTTTTGCGCATGCTGCAACAAACGCGCTAAACAACGGCTCGGGTGCTTCAAAGCGCGACGAGAATTCAGGATGCGCCTGGGTTCCAACAAAGAAAGGATGATTAGGAAGTTCAATAAATTCAACAAGCAGTCCATCAGGTGACCGGCCTGAAAACACAAGACCTGCCTCACTGAGTTGTTTGTGGTATGCGGGGTTAACTTCGTAGCGGTGGCGGTGGCGATGCGAAACCTCACCTGAGCCGTACATGCGCGAAACGCGAGAATCTTTTGCTAATACCGCGGGATACGCGCCAAGGCGCATGCTCGCCCCATACCTGCTTTGTGCAAGCACGTTTTTTTGGTCGGGAAGCACACAAATCACCGGGTGTTTTGTGAGGGTATTGGTTTCTGTTGAGTCAGCATCAAGACCAACAACGTTTCGGGCAAATTCAACAACCGCAAGTTGCAGGCCAAAACACAAACCCAAAAAAGGAATCTCATGCTCGCGCGCGTACTGTATTGCCTTAATTTTTCCTTCAACCCCGCTTGAACCAAAACCGCCAGGAACAAGAATACCATCAACACCGTCAAACACGCCCTCTCTATCAATGCTTGACGCGTCAATCCAGTTGATGCGCACGCGAACATTGTGGTGCGCGCCTGCATGGTGCAATGCTTCGTTTACTGATACGTATGAATCTGCAAGCGTAAAATCACCAGTGTTCACGTACTTACCAACCATGCCAATCACGATTTCCTTGTTCGCGCTCTTGATTGCATTTACCACGCGCGCCCATTCGTGCATGTTGCTTTTGAGCGGCGGCGTGTCAAGCACATTCAATATTTTTGTTGAAAATTGCTGGGCTTCTAAGAGAAGCGGAACTTCATAAATCGTGCCAACGTCAGGAGCTGAAATAATATGCTGTGGCTTTACATTGCAAAAGAGCGCAATCTTGTCCCGGCGCGCCTGATCCAAGTGAGAAGGGGTGCGACACACCACAAAATCAGGATGAATGCCCATGCCCATGAGCTCACGCGTGCTGTGCTGGGCGGGTTTTGTTTTTGCTTCGCCAAGATGGCTTGGCACGGGAACAAACACTAAGTGCACAAAAACTACGTGTTCCTCATCTTCAAAACGCATTTGCCTAACTGCTTCAAGAAAGGGCACGTTTTGATAGTCTCCAACTGTTCCGCCAATTTCTACAATCACGAAATCCGTGTTCTCATCGCCAACTGCACGAATGCGGCGTTTTATCTCATCAGTAATATGAGGAATGATTTCAACAGTTTTTCCCAAGTACTTTCCCAAACGCTCGTTATCAATAACTTGCTGATAAATTTGACCGGTAGTAAGATTATTCTTTTTTGGCAGGGAAATGTTTAAGAATCGCTCGTAATGGCCAAGGTCTTGGTCAATTTCACCGCCATCATCAGTCACCCATACTTCACCATGCTCTGTTGGCCGCAGGGTTCCTGCATCCACATTCACGTAGGGGTCAATTTTAACCGCCGTAACGTTAAACCCTCTGCTTTTGAGCAGACGGGCAATGCTTGCAGACAAAATGCCTTTTCCAAGACCGGAAATGACACCGCCAGTGATAATAACATACTTTCTTGGCACAAGATACGAAGCAAAAAAGAGTCTATTAATGTTACGGTCGCGTGACCATAGTATGAACATCCATCAGCCAACGTTATGCACCATCATTTTTTCTTTGAAATCTAAAATGTATTGAGCACACCTAGGTCATGGTCATGTCATTAACCGGGTCAGAGTTTTGTTCAAGCAGAACTGCGAGATGGTCTTTAAACACGTAGTGCACTAACTCATCATAGTTCGTTTTGTACACGCCATACACTGCATCGGATTCTGGAACGCTTCTGCCCGTAAAATCGTGAAGCATGGTTTTGTAACTCTCAAGCACGTTTGCGTATTGCGCGTCAAGATTGTTTTGTGAGAGGTCGGGCGATTTCAAAAACCAGAACTGTAAGGGCACGTGCTTTTGTGCAAGAAGACCTGCAACATCGCAGCGAGAACTGGACATGAACACGAGTCGTGGAAAATCAATTGCCATGCTTGCAAGGAGTGAACCGTCATTAACCGGATTGCCTGTTTTGTCCACGTTTAAGACAAGATAGTTTGTGTTGTCAAACATGTTTTTGTACAGGCTTGGGTGCAATTCATCAACAATAACGCCTTTGCTGGTTTGTTTTGCAAGCTTTGAGAAATACGCGAGCGCGTCATTTCGAGCTCCTGTGCACTGACCACTAGTTCGTTCTGCAATAGGCACGCCTGAAGGAATAGAAAGACGCGCGCCATTACCAAATTCAAACGTCAAATACGAGCCGGTAATTCTTCCAAGAATATTGTCATACACGAGCCCGCCACGATTGTGTTCTGACACGTGCTGAGAGAGCGTGTCTGTCTGAGCGTTGTAGAGGCTGCGCACCAGGTATGCGAGCGTGGGGTGCGCGTCAAAAATAAACATGTGCGGACGCTTTTTTGCGCGATTAACTATCATGGAGAGCAAACATTACTAATCTCTTAAAAAGGGTTTCTATGTTACGGTAACGCTCTTTGCTAAATTTCGTGGTTTGTCAATGTCTCTGCCGCACGCAAGCGCCGTGTAGTAGGCAAGAAGCTGGCAGGGAATGTTTGCAAGAAGAGGGTAGTGAAGCGAATCAACTTTTGGAATAACCAGGTTCACGTCAAACACACCATTTGCATAATCAGTAATGCCAATAGTAAAGCCTCCGCGCGCCTTGACTTCATGCACGTTGTTTACTGTTTCTTCATAGGTGTAGTCATGAGGGGCAATGCACACTACCGGCACGTCTTTTGAAATGAGCGCAAGCGTGCCATGCTTAAGCTCTCCTGCGGGCATGCCTTCAGCGTGAATATAGCTAATTTCTTTCATTTTAAGCGCGCCCTCGCTTGCAACCGCAAAATTGATTGCGCGGGCAAGATAATAAATATCAGATGATTTGCTCAAGCGTTTTGCAAGTTCTTTGATTTTTGGCTCGTTATCTACAATAACTTGATGAATTTTATCTGCAAGTGCTTCAAGGTGCGGAATGTTCTCATCCAGTGTATACGCAAGCGTGTAGGCAATCATGTACATCACCGTTACCTGTGCAGTAAACGCTTTTGTTGAGGCAACACTCACTTCAGGACCACAATTAAGGTAGAGTGACACATCGCTTAACGTATCAAGAGATGAACCCACCACGTTAACAAGACTCACCACGTTACACCCGTTCTTTTTTGCTTTGCGAACCGGGTTTAACACGTCAGCAGTCTCTCCGCTTTGGGATACGGCAATAACAAGCGCGTCTTTGCCGATTTTGTCAACAAAGTATTGGAATTCTGAGGCCATGTATACATCACAATATTTTCCTGAAATTTCAGAAACAGCATAGCGACCAACAATTGCCGCATAGCGTGACGTTCCCGCAGCAACAATGCAGACGCGAGGAGCGGCATTAATGAGGCTTGCAACTTTCTGCAGTTTCTTTTTATCCTGCATCAAGGCTTTACGAAACGTTTGGGGTTGTTCATTAATCTCTTTAATCAAAAAATGAGGATATCCTTCTTTGCTTGCCTGTTCTGCATCCCACTCAACTCGAGACACTGATTTTTTGAGCGGATGTCTTGTTTTTGCATCAAAAAATTCCACTGACTGCGAAGTGATTTTTGCAGCCTCATCTTCATCCATAAAATACACGTTTTTCGTATGCTTCAAAAAAGGCAGTGTATCAGACGCAATATAATACTCATCAGGTCCAACACCAATAACAAGAGGGCTCTCGCGCTTAACTGCTAACAGGGTATCAGGATTGTCTGAGGATACGGCAAGAATAGCATACGAACCTTTGAGATGATTAATTGTTTTAAAAAACGCGTCCTCAAATGAGTTTCCCTGATGCAGGTAATCCTCAATAAGATGAGTAACAATCTCAGAATCAGTTTCGCTTTTGAACACGTATCCTTTTGCAAGGAGCAGGTTTTTAAGAGAAATGTAGTTATCAATAATACCATTATGCACAATAGCAACGCGTCCTTCTTTAGACACGTGCGGGTGCGCATTTTCATCAGTTACGCCACCATGCGTTGCCCAGCGCGTATGAGAGATTACTGTGTTTCCTGAAAGCGATTCAAAATCAAGGCGTTTTGAAACGACGTCAATTCTTCCTGCTGCTTTTTTCACGTTGACTGTCGGATTTGAAACAACAGCAATACCGCACGAATCGTAACCCCGATACTCAAGTGCTTTTAACCCATTAATAACGGTTTGAACGCCATCACGTTTTCCTACAAACCCAAAGATTCCACACATAGTTACACCAATACCGTTACGCACGTGCGTGCGCATTCACAAAACCATTCAAGGAGTATTTAAAAAGACGTGGCACAAAACGTTCACAACATTTAAAACATGACGCGCGCACAACGAGTTTTTTAAAGAACCGGCATGTACAATACCATCAGGTATGAGAATTATTCGCGCTGACTACAAAAAAGACACGGTCCGTCTTGCTGTTGAAACAAATGATGATGTATACTTTCTCCAACGCGTGCTTGAAACAGGCGACCTCATCACCGGCTCGACCACGCGCAAAGTCAAAAAAGGTGCAAAAGAAGAAGCAGTGCGAAAACACGTAACCCTCACGTTGCGTATTGAAAAAATTGAGTTCAAAGATGAACCGCTCGCGCTTCGCGTGAACGGAAAAATTGTGCAAAGCAGCGATGAAGACGTTGCCCTTGGCAGTTATCACTCGCTTGAACTTGGCGAAGCAAGTATAGTAACTGTTTTAAAAAAATTCTCAGCAGTTGATAAGAAATTGCTTGAAAAAGCCGCAGCAAAAACAAAACACAAACTAATTTTGCTTGCCGTGCTTGACTATGGCGAAGCCCACTTTGGCATGCTCACACGAAACAAGATAAAACCAGTAGGAAGTTTTGAAAAAAGCATGGGTCGAAAAGACCTTAAAGACGCTGAAAAAAACAGAGAGCTCTTTCTTAGAGAATTTCTTGAAAAAATACGCGTGCACCTTGAGAATTCAAAAGCAGAGATTGCCATTATCGGCGCGGTCGGATTTGTTTCTGATGCGCTCAAAAATCTCATATCAAAAGATTTGAAACCGCGCGTTCGCTTTGCAAAAGTCTCAACAAACACAACGCGCGGACTCCACGAGCTTATTGCACGCGGAGAAGTTGCACAGGTTATCAAAGATGATGAGATAAGTAAAGAAAGCACGCTTGTCATGATATTTTTTGAAAAGATTCAGAAAAACTCAAAAAAAGTATCATATGGTCTTGAAGCAGTGCATGAAAAAGCAAAAAAAGGAGGGGTGGAGACCCTGCTGGTAAGTGACGCGCGCGTTCGTGACGCGCGTGTGCAAGAACTTATTGAACGCGTAGAAGAGGGCGCGGGCAGCATTGAACTTATCAGCGCACAACACGAGCGTGGCGAAGAGTTTTTGCGCTTTGGCGGAATTGGAGCGCTCACACGATTCTAATACTGATATTTTGACCAGTAAATAGCAAACAGTGCAATACCCACAAGAGCGAGCCCAAGCAATAGTATTGCAATCCACACAAACCAGGGAATCATTATTCCCGCTTCTCTTTGAATCGCGCTAAGCGGATATGTAATGGTGATGTTGTCCTGATTTTTGACAATGTGCACGTCAGAAGGAGTGACCAGGGTTTGTCCGTCCTCAAGCACGACCCACTCATCATCAAACGCGATATTGAGCTTATCACTATTTGCCGGGTATTCAATAATAAGAGATTGGTTGTCTTCTGAAAATTTTGCTTCAAGCAAATTATTTGAAACATTCACCAAATACCAATTGTTTTGAGAATCATTTACAAATGCAAGCGGGAGCACGAGAAGGTCTTCAACTTGTTCAATTACTTCCTCAACAGTTTCATTCTCTTGTGCAGGAAGCTCTTCTTCAATAATCGTATCTTGCTCAACTTGTGCGCTTCCCTGCGTT includes:
- the glmS gene encoding glutamine--fructose-6-phosphate transaminase (isomerizing) — encoded protein: MRTHVRNGIGVTMCGIFGFVGKRDGVQTVINGLKALEYRGYDSCGIAVVSNPTVNVKKAAGRIDVVSKRLDFESLSGNTVISHTRWATHGGVTDENAHPHVSKEGRVAIVHNGIIDNYISLKNLLLAKGYVFKSETDSEIVTHLIEDYLHQGNSFEDAFFKTINHLKGSYAILAVSSDNPDTLLAVKRESPLVIGVGPDEYYIASDTLPFLKHTKNVYFMDEDEAAKITSQSVEFFDAKTRHPLKKSVSRVEWDAEQASKEGYPHFLIKEINEQPQTFRKALMQDKKKLQKVASLINAAPRVCIVAAGTSRYAAIVGRYAVSEISGKYCDVYMASEFQYFVDKIGKDALVIAVSQSGETADVLNPVRKAKKNGCNVVSLVNVVGSSLDTLSDVSLYLNCGPEVSVASTKAFTAQVTVMYMIAYTLAYTLDENIPHLEALADKIHQVIVDNEPKIKELAKRLSKSSDIYYLARAINFAVASEGALKMKEISYIHAEGMPAGELKHGTLALISKDVPVVCIAPHDYTYEETVNNVHEVKARGGFTIGITDYANGVFDVNLVIPKVDSLHYPLLANIPCQLLAYYTALACGRDIDKPRNLAKSVTVT
- a CDS encoding mRNA surveillance protein pelota, with product MRIIRADYKKDTVRLAVETNDDVYFLQRVLETGDLITGSTTRKVKKGAKEEAVRKHVTLTLRIEKIEFKDEPLALRVNGKIVQSSDEDVALGSYHSLELGEASIVTVLKKFSAVDKKLLEKAAAKTKHKLILLAVLDYGEAHFGMLTRNKIKPVGSFEKSMGRKDLKDAEKNRELFLREFLEKIRVHLENSKAEIAIIGAVGFVSDALKNLISKDLKPRVRFAKVSTNTTRGLHELIARGEVAQVIKDDEISKESTLVMIFFEKIQKNSKKVSYGLEAVHEKAKKGGVETLLVSDARVRDARVQELIERVEEGAGSIELISAQHERGEEFLRFGGIGALTRF
- the pyrG gene encoding CTP synthetase (CTP synthase; cytidine triphosphate synthetase; catalyzes the ATP-dependent amination of UTP to CTP with either L-glutamine or ammonia as the source of nitrogen; in Escherichia coli this enzyme forms a homotetramer); this encodes MFILWSRDRNINRLFFASYLVPRKYVIITGGVISGLGKGILSASIARLLKSRGFNVTAVKIDPYVNVDAGTLRPTEHGEVWVTDDGGEIDQDLGHYERFLNISLPKKNNLTTGQIYQQVIDNERLGKYLGKTVEIIPHITDEIKRRIRAVGDENTDFVIVEIGGTVGDYQNVPFLEAVRQMRFEDEEHVVFVHLVFVPVPSHLGEAKTKPAQHSTRELMGMGIHPDFVVCRTPSHLDQARRDKIALFCNVKPQHIISAPDVGTIYEVPLLLEAQQFSTKILNVLDTPPLKSNMHEWARVVNAIKSANKEIVIGMVGKYVNTGDFTLADSYVSVNEALHHAGAHHNVRVRINWIDASSIDREGVFDGVDGILVPGGFGSSGVEGKIKAIQYAREHEIPFLGLCFGLQLAVVEFARNVVGLDADSTETNTLTKHPVICVLPDQKNVLAQSRYGASMRLGAYPAVLAKDSRVSRMYGSGEVSHRHRHRYEVNPAYHKQLSEAGLVFSGRSPDGLLVEFIELPNHPFFVGTQAHPEFSSRFEAPEPLFSAFVAACAKELEQVERLPHNAK